In the Malania oleifera isolate guangnan ecotype guangnan chromosome 1, ASM2987363v1, whole genome shotgun sequence genome, one interval contains:
- the LOC131168309 gene encoding KH domain-containing protein At5g56140: MSSGYMAYSPSPSTAPHSPHIPGLRSATTALVEQEKYLSELLAERHKLSPFMPVLPNCYRLLNQEILRVTTLLGNASILDQSGLEHASTLASGGIYSNGADVNRWASPFQSEVSGRLQPSAAHSWLSSPSSSSGLIVKRAIRVDIPVDKYPSYNFVGRLLGPRGNSLKRVEASTECRVLIRGRGSIKDPTREEIMRGKPGYEHLNEPLHILIEAELPVEIVDARLMQAREILEDLLRPVDESQDFFKKQQLRELAMLNGTLREEGSHMSGSVSPFHNSLGMKRAKTRG, translated from the exons ATGTCTTCCGGGTACATGGCATACTCGCCTTCACCCTCCACGGCTCCTCACTCTCCTCACATCCCCGGCCTTCGTTCCGCCACCACCGCTCTCGTCGAGCAGGAGAA GTATCTCTCGGAGTTGCTGGCAGAGCGTCATAAACTTAGTCCGTTCATGCCTGTGCTCCCAAATTGCTATCGGTTGTTAAACCAGG AAATATTGCGTGTAACCACACTGTTGGGGAATGCATCAATTTTAGATCAAAGTGGGCTTGAACATGCTAGCACTTTGGCTTCTGGAGGAATATATTCAAATGGAGCTGATGTGAACAGATGGGCATCACCGTTTCAATCAGAA GTTTCAGGTCGATTACAACCTTCAGCTGCACACAGCTGGCTCAGTTCCCCTAGTAGCTCATCTGGTCTTATTGTGAAGAGAGCAATCAGGGTGGATATTCCCGTCGACAAATATCCTAGC TACAACTTCGTTGGGCGCCTCCTTGGTCCTAGGGGTAACTCTCTCAAGCGAGTGGAAGCAAGTACAGAATGCCGTGTTCTGATCAGAGGTCGTGGCAGCATCAAGGATCCAACTAGG GAAGAAATAATGAGGGGAAAACCGGGGTATGAACATTTGAATGAGCCTCTTCATATTCTCATTGAGGCGGAACTGCCGGTTGAGATAGTTGATGCTCGCCTAATGCAGGCACGTGAGATACTTGAAGATTTGCTCAGGCCTGTG GACGAATCTCAGGATTTCTTTAAGAAACAGCAGTTACGAGAGCTAGCAATGCTTAACGGCACACTTCGTGAGGAAGGTTCCCACATGTCTGGGTCTGTTTCTCCCTTCCACAACAGCCTTGGTATGAAGAGGGCCAAGACTAGGGGGTAG
- the LOC131168316 gene encoding probable calcium-binding protein CML21 — protein sequence MGGVIGKGGSPRKVWIPETKLEAKMVEAMQRRASEGSAMKSFNSVILKFPKIDESFRKCKAIFEQFDKDSNGAIDQEELKHCFRELEIAFEEEEINDLFKACDINENMGMKFNEFIVLLCLVYLLKEDPTAIHAKSRMGMPDLEATFETLVNAFVFLDKNKDGYVSKNEMVQAINETNAGERSSGRIAMKRFEEMDWDNNGMVNFKEFLFAFTRWVGIEDIEDEEEGDEKV from the exons ATGGGGGGTGTAATAGGAAAGGGTGGTTCACCTAGAAAGGTTTGGATACCAGAAACAAAGCTCGAGGCCAAAATGGTTGAAGCTATGCAGCGGAGAGCATCTGAAGGAAGTGCCATGAAATCCTTCAATAGTGTAATTTTAAAATTCCCCAAAATTGATGAGAGTTTCAGAAAGTGCAAAGCTATTTTTGAGCAATTTG ACAAGGATTCAAATGGTGCAATAGATCAAGAAGAGCTGAAGCATTGTTTCCGTGAACTGGAAATTGCTTTTGAGGAGGAGGAAATCAATGATCTCTTTAAGGCATGTGATATCAAtgagaatatgggaatgaaattcaaTGAGTTCATTGTACTTCTTTGTCTTGTCTATCTTCTTAAGGAGGATCCCACTGCCATTCATGCT AAATCAAGGATGGGAATGCCAGATCTGGAGGCCACTTTCGAAACATTGGTTAATGCATTTGTTTTCTTGGACAAGAATAAAGATGGTTATGTTAGCAAGAATGAGATGGTCCAAGCAATAAATGAAACAAATGCAGGGGAACGTTCATCTGGACGAATTGCCATGAAAAGATTTg AAGAGATGGACTGGGATAACAATGGAATGGTGAACTTCAAGGAGTTTCTTTTTGCTTTCACTCGTTGGGTTGGTATCGAGGATATTGAGGATGAGGAAGAAGGAGACGAGAAAGTTTAA